The Selenomonas sp. AB3002 sequence GTGAATGTATTCCGCAACAAACAGCTGCCCCTGCCCCTCAATCAATATGTGCTGCTCATGTTCATAAATACAGAAGGAGCCATCACCAACAGCAGCGCCAGCGAGATGCTGAAGATTTCCAAGCAGCAGATGAGCACCGTGGCCGAGCGGCTCCTTGAGCAAGGCTATATCAGCAAGAACACCGACTGCCGCGACCGCAGGCGCTGCCTGCTGGAGCTGACGGAAAAGGGCAGGGAGATCATCAGGCAGCAGAACGAATACGTGCGGAAAAAATTTGAAGACAGACTGCAAAAGCTCTCCGGAGAAGAACAGCAGCAGCTCTCAGAAGCTATCAACTGCCTGAAAAACTCCATCGACCGCATGTTTTCCTAAAAAAAGAACCGGACTACCTGGGAAACCTGGTACTCCGGTTCTTTTTTCATCCTCCAAGCAGGCTCAAAGGTCAATCACCTCAAGGTCATCCGGCACGAAAATCTTACCGCCGTAGTACTTCGCCGCCTCTGTGCTGTAATCCTGCTTGCGTGTGGCTATATGTTTATCTTCCGTATGATAGAGCACCAGATTCCTGACTTTTAATTCTTCAGCCAGTTCGCTGGCCTCCTTCACGGTGCTGTGGTTCTTTTCATAGGGCTTGAAGACTTCCCTATCCTCATAGCGGCAGAAAGCCTCCGCCAGCAGCCAATCAGCCCCTGCCGCATACTCCCTGTCATGCTCATTGTAAGGCTCATCCCCCAGGCAGACGAACTTCATGCCATCGGGGAAAACCAGCCGGTAGCCAAACTGCTTGGCCTTGGTAGAGCAGATATCAAAGGCGGTGAGATTGGCAAAGGGCAGCTCCACGCTTTCCCCGTCCTGCACCTCATGCACCAGGATATCCGTCCCCACCCTGGCAAAATCCTTCTTCTTCAAGGTCATCTTCGTCATGGTGATGAGCATGTCCTTCACCACATCATGGCAATAAATGTGAAACTGCCCCTCGTACTTGCCCTTGTTCATCAGGTCAGCCACCTTGCGCATGACCCAGATGACCCCCAGCACATGATCAGTATGGCCGTGGGTCACAAACATGTGGTGGCAGTCACCGAATTTGAAGGGAGTCTCCTCCAGCTGGCGCAGGATGCCATTGCCGCCCCCCGCATCAGTCAGGAACAGCCCCTGCTCCGTCTCCAGATAAAAGCAGGTATTGAAGCACTTGGTAGCCATGGCAAAGCCAGTCCCCAAAACATACATCTTCCGCACAAAAACGCCCCCTCTAATCGCACCAAAGACTCATGCAACCGGCCCCCAAGGATGGGGGCCAAAGGGCCTTTGAATTCAGGATGAATTCAGGCCCAAAGGTTTTCTTTTGGTACTTTTCTTTGCATCAAAGAAAAGTACAAGCCGCCCCCTTACTTCTCAACTAAAAGGCACTCACCCTCACCAGAGAGTCTGTAATCCTCCATGCCCACCGGCAGGAAAACCGTCTCCCCCTTGGCAAGCTCAGTATCCTTGCCGCCGCAGACCAGCTTCAAACTGCCGGACAGCACCGTCAAAGACTGGAAAGACTCCCCGGGAGCCTTGAAATCCGCCTCACCATCAACCTCCAGATGATAAGTCGTGAAATAATCGCACTTAGCCAGCAGCGACACCCTGCACCCTTTCAGCAGGTCAATTTCTGCCAAGGGCCTCGTATTTAGCGGCAGCGGTTTCCTCCTGGTCACTGCCAAGGCCTTGCCGATATGCAGGGGCCTAGACTTGCCGTCTGCCCCCACTCTGCCGTAATCGTAGACGCGATAAGTGGAATTGGAGCTCTGCTGCACCTCGCAGATGAGAATGCCTGCCCCGATAGCATGCAGTGTCCCCGCCTCGATGAAGAACACATCCCCCTTGTGCACCGGCACCTGGCGGCAGACCTCCAGCAGGGTGTCCTCCTCAATGCGGTTCCTGAACTCCTCCTTGGAAATCTCCTTCTCAAAGCCGTAGATGAGCTTCGCTCCAGGCTCGGCATCCAGCACATACCACATCTCCGTCTTGCCCTGCTCACCTTCCACCCGCTGGGCGTATTCATTGTCCGGATGCACCTGCACAGAAAGGCTGTCCCTGGCATCGATGAACTTGATCAGCAGGGGGAATTCCGCCAGCCCCTGACATTTCGGCCCCAGGATCTGCTGCCCCTGTCGCTCAATGTATTCCCTCAGAGTCAGGCCCTTGTCCTCCCCCTCGGCAATGATGCTCTCTCCGTCCTTGTGGCAGGAAAGCTCCCAGCTCTCCGCCACCTTCTCCATCTCCGAGGCCTTGCCGTACTCCTCCCGCAGGCGGTTGCCCCCCCAAAGATAGTCTTTAAGCGGTGCCTGCAGCTTAACAGGATAAAGCATATATCTTCCTCCCCTTCATAATCTAGTCACATTTTAGCACAAATTACAGACAACAAAAAGAGGTGGAAGCTGTGATTATCTTCCACCTCTAAATATGCAATTTCAGCCCTTCCATTTAGCCAAGGCTGCCCTGGCGGCCTGCTGCTCTGCCGCTTTCTTGCTGCGGCCGGAGCCTTCGCCGTAGGGCACGCCGTCCACCAGCACCCGGCTGGTGAAGATCCTTTCGTGAGGGGGGCCGGACTCGCCTGCTTCTTCGTAGGTTATGACCTTTTCCGGGTCCTTGTGTACCAGTTCCTGGAAAGTGGTCTTGTAGTCCGTCAGGATCTCCCCTACCCGGCTGGCCTGCTGGAATTCATGGGAAAGCTGCCTCACCACGTAGTCTTGGGCAGTCTCCCAGCCCTGGTCCTCATAGATGGCGCCGATAACGGCCTCGAAGGCATCCTCCAGATTGGTCTGGCGGTTGCGGCCGCCGCCCATTTCCTCCCCCCGGCCCAAGAGCAGATGCTCACCCAGCTTCAGGTCTTTGGCCAGGCGGGCCAGAGTCTCCGAGCGCACAATGCTGGCCCGGATCTTGGTAAGCTCGCCCTCGGGAAGGTTTTTGAAATGACCATACAGATAAGTGCTGGAGGCAAGCTCCAGCACTGCGTCCCCTAAGAATTCGAGACGTTCATTATGGTCAGTCTTCCTTTTCGCCTCATTGGCGTAGGAGGTATGGGTGAGTGCCCGGTCCAGCAGGGCAAGGTTCCTGAACTTCACGCCCAGGCTCCCCGCCAGCTTTTCCAGTTCCTCACGCCTTTCCTCAGAAAGGAATTCAGACATATCTGTTCCTCTTGCTTACTCAGCGTACTTCTTCAGCAGCAGGCAGGCATTGTGGCCGCCGAAGCCGAAGGAGTTGGACATAGCTGCGCGCACGGTCTTGGCCCTGGCCTTGTTCGGCACATAGTCAAGATCCAGTCCCTCGTCCTGAGTCTCATAGTTCATGGTGGGAGGCATCATATCATTTTCCACAGTCAGGGCAGTGGCAATAGCCTCCACGCCGCCGGCAGCACCCAGCAGATGGCCGGTCATGGACTTGATGGAGGACACGGAAACCTCCTTGGCAGCCTCGCCCCAAACAGCCTTGATAGCCTCGCTCTCACCCTCGTCATTCAGGTGGGTGGAGGTGCCATGGGCGTTCACATAGTCAACCTCGCTGGCCTTCATGCCTGCATCATCCAGAGCCAGCTGCATGCACTTGGCCTGATAGGTGCCATGGGGAGCAGGGCTGGTCATGTGATAAGCGTCGGAGTTGGCGCCATAGCCAATCACCTCGGCGTAGATATGAGCGCCGCGGGCCTTGGCGTGCTCCAGGCTCTCCAGCATCACAATGCCTGCGCCCTCGCCCATGACGAAACCGCTGCGGTTCTTGTCGAAGGGACGGGAAGCATGAGCAGGATCATCGTTGTGATTCATGCAGAGGGCCTTCATGGCAGCGAAACCTGCCACAGCAGCGGGAGAAATGCAGGCCTCGGTGCCGCCAGCCAGCATGGCATCAGCATCGCCGCGCTGAATCACGCGGAAGGCATCACCGATGCAGTTGGTGCCCGTAGCGCAAGCCGTCACCACGCACTCAGAGGGGCCGTGGAGGCCGAACTGGATAGCCACATGGCCGGTGGCCAGGTTGGCAATCATCATGGGGATGAAGAAGGGGCTGATGCGGGAAGGACCCTTGGCAAAGAGCTTCTCGTACTGGCTGTGCATGGTCTCGATGCCGCCGATGCCAGCGCCGATGTAAGTGCCGATGCGGTCACGATCTGCTTTCTCAAGATCAATCCCGGAATCCTCAATGGCCAGCTTGGCTGCAGCCACAGCGAACTGGGCATAGCGGTCCATGCGCTTGGACTCCTTCTTGTCGATGTAATCAGCGGGATCGAAATCCTTCACCTCGCCGGCGATCTGGGCGCCGTACTCGGAAGCATCGAAACGGGTGATCTTCTCAATGCCGTTCTTGCCCTCCAGGAGTCCCTTCCAGAATTCGTCCTTGCCGATGCCGATAGGGGTGACGGCACCAAGGCCGGTGATAACTACGCGATTCTTCACAACAAATCTCCTCTCGCAATTGAAACCGTTCTCAAAAAACTTCAAACAAGGTTCCTAATCAACAGAATAGGGCGCGCAGAGCACGCCCCCCATTTCCTCTTAGATTGCCGCTACCTCAGCCTTGAGCTGCTCAAAGATATCATGCACGCTCATGATGCTCTTGATAGTGGGCAGACGCTCTCCCGTAAAGACCAGCCCCGTCTCCACATCGCCCTGCTGAGCCCTGATCAGGGAGCGGATGATGCAGAAATTGTGCTTGCAGGCCTTCAGGCAGGCATCACAAACCGTCGGCGGCACGGGCCCTTCCAGCACCTTGGCGGTGAAGGGAGTGCGCACGGCGCGCCCAGGAAGTCCCACAGGACTGTGGATGACCACTACGTCCTCGGGCTTGGATTTCAGATAATATTCCTTCAGGGCCGGTGCGCCATTGGCCTCCTCAGAAGCCGCAAAGCGGGACCCCATCTGGACGCCATTGGCACCCATGTTTATCAAATCAACGACATCCTGACCGGAAAGGACACCGCCGGCTGCAATCACCGGCAGCTTCACAGCTGCACGTATATCCGGGATAAGGTCCCTCACAGAGGTGTCCGTTCCCAGGTGGCCGCCAGCCTCCTTGCCCTCTACCACAATAGCAGTAGCGCCAAGACGCTCGGAAATCTTTGCCAATTTAACTGACGATACAATCGGTACGATAGGCGTGCCGGATTCCTTGCCCAGGCCGAACATATCACGGGAGAACCCCGCACCAGCTACCACAAGGTCAATGCCCTCATCGATGGCAGTCTTCACTACCTCTGCAAAGTCGCGGGCAGCCACCATGATATTGATGCCGATAATGCCTTTGGTAAGGGAACGAGCCAGTCTTATCTCGTAGCGCAGTTCGTCATGGGACATTCCGGATGCAGCAATGAGCCCAATGCCACCCTCGTTAGCTACCGCAGCAGCCAGACGAGCCGTTGACAGACGAATCGCCATTCCTCCTTGGATAATAGGCATTTTTGCGATTTTCGTGCCAATTTTCAGCTCTGGAAGCTTCAATGTTACTCCTCCAATCAATCTCCCCTCTTGACAAAATCCCGCGAAACTGAAGTTCACGGGATTTTTCAAAAGGTAAGACGCCCAAAACTATTGTCAGTCTTTGTTCTGGTCGATGTAGGTAACTACATCCTGAACAGTCTTGATCTTCTCAGCAGCCTCGTCAGGAATCTCGATGTTGAATTCCTCCTCGAAAGCCATGATCAGCTCCACGATATCCAGGGAATCAGCACCAAGATCATCGATGAACGTAGACTCGATTGCTACCTCATCAGCCTCAACACCCAGCTGCTCAACCACGATATCTCTTACTTTATCGAAAGTAGACATGAAGTTTCACCTCCTTAAATTGGTGTACTTGCAAAAGTACCTAATATAGATAATATCACATTACCATGCCACCGTCTACATTGACGATCTGGCCTGTGATATAAGCTGCATTTTCGCTCACCAGGAAGAGGACAGCATTTGCCACATCCTCAGGCTGGCCTTCCTTCTTCATGGGGATAGTGCCCAGGACAGCTTCCTTGGCCTTCTCATTCATAGCGTCAGTCATGTCCGTGGCTATGAAGCCCGGAGCCACCATGTTCACGGTGATGCCGCGGGAAGCAAGCTCCTTGGCGGCAGACTTGGAGAAGCCGATAACGCCAGCCTTGGAAGCTGCATAGTTGGTCTGACCGGCGTTGCCGGTAAGGCCTACCACGGAAGCCATATTCACGATGCGTCCGCTGCGCTTCTTCATCATGAGCTTGGCCACAGCCTTGGTGCAGTAGAAAACACCCTTCAGATTGATGTCCACCACAGCCTCGAAGTCCTCGTCCTTCATACGGGCCAGCAGGCCGTCACGGGTAATGCCGGCGTTGTTCACCAGGATATCGATGGTGCCGAAAGCCTCAACGACCTTCCCGACCATGGCTTCCACAGCGTCCTTGTCAGCCACGTTAGCCTGCACCAGGATGGCCTCGCCACCCATCTTCTCAATCTCAGCCTTGACTTCTTCGGCCTTGGCCTGGCTGCCGGAGTAATTCACAGCAACCTTGGCGCCCTCGGCGGCCAGCTTCAGGGCCACAGCCCTGCCGATGCCCCGGGAAGCACCTGTAACAAGCGCAACCTTTCCGTCTAAAAGCATATTAGCGGACCTCCTTGAAATAGTCAAGCGTTTTTTGCAGGGACTCCATATTTTCTACGTTGAGGCTCTGGATAGCCTTGTCAATACGGCGGTTGAAGCCGCAGAGAGTCTTGCCGGGGCCTGCCTCCACAAAGGTGTCGGCGCCGAATTCCTGCATGGTCTTGACGCAGTCAATCCACTTCACAGGATTATCTGCCTGCTTCACCAGGTTCTCCTTGATCTCCTCAGCCTTGGTCTGGAGCTTGCCCGTATAGTTTGCCACTACCGGGAAAGCCGCATCATGGAGAGCTACCTTGTCAAGCTCTGCGGAGAGCTTCTCAGCAGCAGGCTTCATGAGCGTGCTGTGGAAAGGTGCAGAGACAGGCAGGATTACGGCCTTCTTGGCACCAGCTTCCTTCAGGGCCTCCACGGCTGCCTCAACACCTGCAGTGGTGCCGGCAATGACCGTCTGGCCCGGGCAGTTGAAATTCACGGCCTGCACTGCACCCTTGGCTGCCGTTGCCTTCTCGCAGGCGTCCACGATGACCTCATCAGAAAGGCCGATGATGGCAGCCATGCCGCCCTCGCCTACAGGTACAGCCTCCTGCATGAACTGGCCGCGCTTGTGCACCAGTACCACTGCATCCTGGAAGGACAGCACGCCTGCTGCCACCAGGGCGGAATACTCGCCCAGGCTGTGGCCGCCAGCCACCTCGGGCTGAATGCCATTTTCCTTCAATACTTCATTGGCAATGACGCTCATGGTGAGGATAGCAGGCTGGGTATTGGCCGTGAGCTTCAGGTCCTCTGCAGGACCCTCAAAGCACATATTCATAATGGAATAACCAAGAGCTTCGTCTGCTTCCTTAAAAATCTTCTTGGCTACATCATAATTATCATAGAAATCCTTGCCCATGCCGACAGCCTGGGCACCCTGACCGGGGAATACAAATGCCAGTTTATTCAAAGCAATGCCTCCTAGAAAGATAAGCAGGAAACTTCTTATTGCAATAACCTATTACTTGCAGGTTTCCTCAATGCCAGTGATGACCTTGGGCAGGCCGTTCACGATATCTTCAATGATGGTCTTGACAGGCTTGATGTCATTCAGCATGCCGGAAATCTCGCCAATCATGACAGAACCGTTCTCCACGTCACCTTCATGGGTAGCGCGGCGCAGGCTGCCTGCACCCAGCTTCTCAAGTTCTTCAGCAGGTGCCTGGGCGGCCTCCATCTCCTCGTACTTGCGGGAAAGCTTGTTGGCCAGCACCCGGGCAGGATGGCCCAAAGAGCGGCCGGTGACCACAGTGGAGCGGTCCTTGGCCTTCAGCACCATCTTCTTGTAATTCTCATGGGCAATGCACTCCTCAGAGAGGACAAAGCGGGAGCCCATCTGCACAGCCTGTGCCCCCAGGGCAAAGGCTGCTGCCATGCCGCGGGAGTCGCCGATGCCGCCTGCACCGATGACAGGCACGTCCACGGCATCCACCACCTGGGGCAGGAGCGCCATGGTGGTGATTTCACCGATATGGCCGCCGGACTCAGTGCCCTCAGCGATGACAGCATCAGCACCGATGCGGGTCAGGCGCTTGGCCAGAGCCACAGAAGCCACCACGGGGATGACCTTGGTGCCGATTTCCTTCAGGGCGGGCAGATACTCGCCGGGATTGCCAGCGCCAGTGGTGACCACGGCCACGCGCTCGTCGATGACCACCTGCATGACCTCCTTGACAAAGGGGCTCATGAGCATGATGTTCACGCCGAAGGGCTTGTCCGTCCAACCCTTGCACTTCTGGATCTCAGCCCGGAGGATGTCAGGCGGCATATGGCCTGCACCAATAATGCCCAGGCCGCCGGCATTGGATACTGCCGAAGCCAGCTCAGCCGTGCCGATCCAGGCCATACCACCCTGGAAAATCGGGTACTTTATGTTGAGTAGCTTACAAATCGCATTGTTTTCAAACATCAATCATTATCCTCCTTAGAGCCGTCAGTGACCAGCTGCTCCTCTTCCTGGAGTGCCTCCTGGATATGGGTGAGGACGCTCCCTTCCACATAGTCTTTCGCCACGCCGATGGCGCTGCAGATGGCCTTCGCATTGGATGAGCCGTGGCTGATAAGGCAGCAGCCGTTAACGCCAAGGAGGGGCGCGCCGCCGTACTCGCTGGCATCCAGTTTCTTGCCCAGCTTCTTCAGAGTGGGCATCAGCAGGAGTGCTCCCAGCTTCGGCAGTATGCCTCCTTCTTTCACGGCATCCTTAATCAGCTTCATAATGGTCTTTGCCAGACCCTCACCAAATTTTAGCACAACATTGCCAACAAATCCATCACAAATTACGACGTCGAAATTCCCCTTGGGAATATCCCTGCCTTCTGCGTTGCCCTGGAAGTTGATGGTGTGCATGGTCTTCAGTATCTGGTAAGTAGCCTTGGCCTGCTCGTTGCCCTTGGTTTCCTCCTCGCCGATATTCAGGAGGCCCACCCGGGGGCTCTTCCTGCCGAAAACATATTCGGCATAGATGGAACCCATGATGCCGCTCTGCACCAGATGCTCCGGCTTGGAATCAACATTAGCGCCGGAGTCCAGCAGGAGAGTCACCCCCTTGGGGGTTGGCATGGGAGTGGCAATGGTAGGACGGCCTATGCCCTTGATGCGGCGAAGGATCAGCTGGGCTGCCGTCACAGCTGCCCCGGTGCTGCCTGCGGAAAGTACCGCATCACAGACGCCGTCCTTCACCAACCTGGTAGCCACCACTACTGAGGAATCTTTCTTTGTGCGCACAGCGTCAGCAGGATGTTCATCCATCCCGATGACCTGTGTGGTGTGATGAATAGTGATGCCCAGTTTCTCCCAGCCATCTTCTCTTTTCAATACCTCACGAATCTGAGGCTCATCTCCCACCAGTACGATCTCACAGCCATATTTTTTTGCTGCCCTGACTGCACCAAATACAATCTGTTCCGGCGCATAGTCTCCGCCCATGGCATCGACTGCAATCTTCACGCTGCCGCCTCCTAGTAAATTAATAAATCCAACCCAAGACTATTCAATCTTCAGCCCATGGATGGGCGTTCTGCGGCCGTCCGATTTTACGGACGAAATCGCGGCCGCTGTTTCTTTTGGTTCGTTTTCTTTGCGTCAAAGAAAATGAACAACCGAAACAAAACAAAGAGGGCAATCTTATTCTCCCCAAGATACCATAATAAACTTGGCTCGAAAAACCTCTTGCGTCTCATTGCGGGTCTTCACCCAGACAAAATACTTATTGCCCCGCACCCTTACGATCTCTGCCTTGGCAATAAGTTTTTCGCCCACATGCACAGGCACCTTGTACTTGACGTTGGCCACTCCCGTCACTGCCATAGGCGCATCAATCACCGCTATGGCCAGGGAATTGGCCTGTGAGAACATGTATTGCCCCTTGGCAATCTGCGTCTTGGCGAAAACCATATCCTCAGTGATGCGCAGGAGAGAAATCCCCGAATGACCCAGTTCCAGGTCGATAAGCTCGCCTACCACTTCACCGCTTCTGAGCGCCTTCACCTTGTTCTGAGCCGTTTCCGCCATCTTGCGGATACGCCCCCTGAGTTCCGGGATGCCCAGCTCCAGCCTGTCCAGCCTGATGGTCTGGACACTGACGTCCAGATTCTTGGCCAGCTCCTCATCAGTGAGGAAAGGCTTGTCCTTCACCTGAGCCAGCAAAAGCTGCTGCCTCTCCTTCTTCTTCACCCGTGCCATGTTCTCACCTCCTTTTAGTACCTGCTGCTACTATCTCATATAATGGACTATTATAAAGGGTATGTCTTAAAAATGCAAGGGTCATGTGTCATGAAAATAAAGTTGTTCGACTGTACATTCTTGGTGGACAGACTTAATATTGTTATACTTACGATCAGTTTTTTCATATAGGAGAATTGCGTTTCTAGCAGATCTTACCTCCACCGCTTGCGGGGGAGGGGGACCGGCGAAGCCGGTGGAAGGGGGAATCGAAGTCGTAACGTTACCCTCACACCCCTTCCACCGCCTAACGGCGGTCCCCCTTCCCCGTTTCACGGGGCAGGTAAGACCTACGATTTACGAAACAATTCTAAAATCAGCTATTCTCGCGCACATGAAAAAAGAGCAGAACCTCGCGGTTCTGCTCTATATAGCCTTACTCAGCGGCTGCGATGACCTCTTTGCCATCATAGTAGCCACACTCAGTGCACACATGATGCGGCATCTTGGGCTCGTGGCACTGGGGGCAGGAAACGAAACCAGGGGCCTCCAGCTTCCAGTTGGCACGGCGGCTGTCACGACGAGCCTTGGACATTTTACGCTTTGGAACTGCCATGTCGGATACACCTCCTTCAAGGTACTTCTATCAGTCTTCCTTATTTATCAGTTGCTGTAATGCTGCCAGGCGGGGATCCGGGACGAAGCGGTCGCAGCCGCAGTCGCCTTCATTGAGGTCAGCCCCGCACACCGGGCAAAGGCCCTTGCAGTCGGGCCGGCAAAGATTGCTGAGGGACTGGGCTGCCAGGACGGTATCCCGAATCATATCCGTGATATCAACATAGTCCCCATCCACCATCAGGCCTTCAGGGTTCTCTTCCCCAGCTTTCTGGAATTCCTCCTCAAAGCTGAGAACCTGCTCTTCCTCACAGTCCTTCAGGCAGCGGTCACAGGCAAAAGCCTTGACCGCCTTGATTTCCCCAAAAACACGATAACAGACGCCCGTATAGACCAGGCTGCCCCGGACACTGATTTCTCCCACAAAGGAAAAATCCTCCCCCGTTGCCCCCAGATCTTCTGCGGTCGTCTGATAGGCGAAGGGAATCTCCTGTCCCAGGCTCCCTGCCGCCTCAGCAATACTCATTTTCATCATTTCAGCATCAACCTCAGATATTATAATACTTTAGACCAGTTTTTGCAACAAAAAGATAACTGTAACTTCAGCCCATGGCAAGCTAGTCTCCCAGCCTTGCTTCAAAGGCGCGCATAGCTTCCTGCTGCACAAGTTTCAGCGGCACTTTCTTCTCTCTGGCCGCCCGGCAACAGTCCTCATACTCAGGAGCCACATTGATGAGATGGCCGCCATAAGCACTGACCTTGCAGGTAATATCCCCATATTTGGTATCCACTTTGGCCAGATGGCGGTCAGCTTCCAGCCTTTCTTCAATACGCCGCACCCTGATGCCGATGCTGGTGGTTTCCCTGAAGATAATACTGGCACAAGCGTCCTTCTTATCCTCGCTTGCCAGCACAGAGAGCATCTGCCCCGGGCGGTTTTTCTTCATATAGATAGGAGTCGTCCACACATCCCTGGCCCCGGCCTCAAAAAGCCTGTCATAGAGATAGCCATAAATTTGGGGATTCATGTCATCAATATTGGTTTCCAATAGCAGAAGATTATCTGCTGCCCTGACCTCTTCCTGCATGAATATCGCCTCCCGGCATGAGCCTGTGCCCTTATTCTTCGATAGGCTGGGGAGCCGCAGCCGGATGATTGTTCACCGGATGGGGCTGGTTCATCTGGCTCTTGGCCTGCTGCAGCACCGTCAAAGCCTGCTGCAGGCCAGCCTCAGCCTGACGCACACCCTGGAAGGTGCTGCTGACATGGGCTATGAGCTGGTCAAAAACCTGATTGGCATAGCTGTCGGCATCACTCTGCAGCTGGGTGGCATTGGCCTGGGTGCGCTCCATGATCTCCCTGGCCTGGGACTGAGCCTGCTCCATAAGGGTGCGGGCCTTTTCCTGGCTCTCCGTCACCGTGGCTTCGGCCTGGCTGCGGGCTTCGGCCATGATTCTTTCTGCCTCGCCACGGGAGTTCCTGATGATTTCCTGCTCATCCGTGATGCGCTGGGCGTATTTCTTGGCCTCTTCCACAATGCGTTCAGCTTCCTTCTGAGCTTCCTCAAGTATGGCATTCTTATTGGCCTTGATGGCATTTGATTCTTCCAGCTCGCTGGAAACGTCATGGCGCAGCTCGTCCACATAATGGATCAGGTCGCCATCACTGACCATGGTCTTTTCCGTGAAAGGCACGCGACGGGCCCCAACCACCAGATTCTCTATCCTATCCAATGATTCAAAAACTGACATAAATATTGCTCCCTTTCTTTTCCCTAATTATATCCATCTGTCACTCTGTACAACCAGTCAGAAACTGTATTTCAGAAATCACATCTTTTCGTGATGCTCCAGAATAGCCCGCTCCACACAATCTGGCACCAGGCCGTGTATCTCTCCGCCGAAATGCACCAGTTCCCTTATCCCTGAAGAACTGACAAAAGAGTATTCCGGGCGGGTAAGCAGGAACACCGTATCAAGCTTCTTGTCCAGATGCCTCAGCATATAGGCTTCATTCTGCTCATATTCCAAATCCTTCACGGAGCGTACTCCCCGGACGATGATATGGGCGTCGTGCTCCTCCATGTATTTGGTCACCAGCCCCGAGAAGGAATCCACCTTCACATTGGGCAGGTGTCTGACAGCTTCCTCAATCAGCGCAACGCGCTGTTCCACTGGCAGGAAAGGGTTTTTAAGCATATTGTTGAAGACGCAGACAATAAGCTCATCAAACATGACACTGGCCCGCTCAAATATATCAATGTGGCCGTTGGTCACCGGGTCAAAGCTCCCGGAGCAGATGGCTCTCTTCATTCTCCTGCCTCCTCACAAGCTGCCAGATAATCTTTTCGCTGGAAGAAACTCAGCTGGGTGGTGTGCCCATAGCGCTTATTCAGCACCAGCTGGAGCTTCTCCAACTGCGGGTACTTATTTTCATCAGCCCCGTGCTCCACCACCAGTATGCCCTCATAGGCAAGCACATCATTTTCATCCAGGACCTCCAGCGCCCTTTCCCATAGCCCCCTATGATAAGGAGGGTCACAAAAGATCAGGCTGAAGCTGCGGCCGGCGGCAGAGAGGCGGCTGAGGGCGCTGTACACA is a genomic window containing:
- a CDS encoding ATP synthase F0 subunit B encodes the protein MSVFESLDRIENLVVGARRVPFTEKTMVSDGDLIHYVDELRHDVSSELEESNAIKANKNAILEEAQKEAERIVEEAKKYAQRITDEQEIIRNSRGEAERIMAEARSQAEATVTESQEKARTLMEQAQSQAREIMERTQANATQLQSDADSYANQVFDQLIAHVSSTFQGVRQAEAGLQQALTVLQQAKSQMNQPHPVNNHPAAAPQPIEE
- the rpmF gene encoding 50S ribosomal protein L32, translated to MAVPKRKMSKARRDSRRANWKLEAPGFVSCPQCHEPKMPHHVCTECGYYDGKEVIAAAE
- the fapR gene encoding transcription factor FapR is translated as MARVKKKERQQLLLAQVKDKPFLTDEELAKNLDVSVQTIRLDRLELGIPELRGRIRKMAETAQNKVKALRSGEVVGELIDLELGHSGISLLRITEDMVFAKTQIAKGQYMFSQANSLAIAVIDAPMAVTGVANVKYKVPVHVGEKLIAKAEIVRVRGNKYFVWVKTRNETQEVFRAKFIMVSWGE
- the larC gene encoding nickel insertion protein; amino-acid sequence: MQEEVRAADNLLLLETNIDDMNPQIYGYLYDRLFEAGARDVWTTPIYMKKNRPGQMLSVLASEDKKDACASIIFRETTSIGIRVRRIEERLEADRHLAKVDTKYGDITCKVSAYGGHLINVAPEYEDCCRAAREKKVPLKLVQQEAMRAFEARLGD
- the plsX gene encoding phosphate acyltransferase PlsX produces the protein MKIAVDAMGGDYAPEQIVFGAVRAAKKYGCEIVLVGDEPQIREVLKREDGWEKLGITIHHTTQVIGMDEHPADAVRTKKDSSVVVATRLVKDGVCDAVLSAGSTGAAVTAAQLILRRIKGIGRPTIATPMPTPKGVTLLLDSGANVDSKPEHLVQSGIMGSIYAEYVFGRKSPRVGLLNIGEEETKGNEQAKATYQILKTMHTINFQGNAEGRDIPKGNFDVVICDGFVGNVVLKFGEGLAKTIMKLIKDAVKEGGILPKLGALLLMPTLKKLGKKLDASEYGGAPLLGVNGCCLISHGSSNAKAICSAIGVAKDYVEGSVLTHIQEALQEEEQLVTDGSKEDND
- the coaD gene encoding pantetheine-phosphate adenylyltransferase, translating into MKRAICSGSFDPVTNGHIDIFERASVMFDELIVCVFNNMLKNPFLPVEQRVALIEEAVRHLPNVKVDSFSGLVTKYMEEHDAHIIVRGVRSVKDLEYEQNEAYMLRHLDKKLDTVFLLTRPEYSFVSSSGIRELVHFGGEIHGLVPDCVERAILEHHEKM
- the fabD gene encoding ACP S-malonyltransferase, with the translated sequence MNKLAFVFPGQGAQAVGMGKDFYDNYDVAKKIFKEADEALGYSIMNMCFEGPAEDLKLTANTQPAILTMSVIANEVLKENGIQPEVAGGHSLGEYSALVAAGVLSFQDAVVLVHKRGQFMQEAVPVGEGGMAAIIGLSDEVIVDACEKATAAKGAVQAVNFNCPGQTVIAGTTAGVEAAVEALKEAGAKKAVILPVSAPFHSTLMKPAAEKLSAELDKVALHDAAFPVVANYTGKLQTKAEEIKENLVKQADNPVKWIDCVKTMQEFGADTFVEAGPGKTLCGFNRRIDKAIQSLNVENMESLQKTLDYFKEVR
- a CDS encoding DUF177 domain-containing protein, which produces MMKMSIAEAAGSLGQEIPFAYQTTAEDLGATGEDFSFVGEISVRGSLVYTGVCYRVFGEIKAVKAFACDRCLKDCEEEQVLSFEEEFQKAGEENPEGLMVDGDYVDITDMIRDTVLAAQSLSNLCRPDCKGLCPVCGADLNEGDCGCDRFVPDPRLAALQQLINKED
- the fabK gene encoding enoyl-[acyl-carrier-protein] reductase FabK, with the protein product MFENNAICKLLNIKYPIFQGGMAWIGTAELASAVSNAGGLGIIGAGHMPPDILRAEIQKCKGWTDKPFGVNIMLMSPFVKEVMQVVIDERVAVVTTGAGNPGEYLPALKEIGTKVIPVVASVALAKRLTRIGADAVIAEGTESGGHIGEITTMALLPQVVDAVDVPVIGAGGIGDSRGMAAAFALGAQAVQMGSRFVLSEECIAHENYKKMVLKAKDRSTVVTGRSLGHPARVLANKLSRKYEEMEAAQAPAEELEKLGAGSLRRATHEGDVENGSVMIGEISGMLNDIKPVKTIIEDIVNGLPKVITGIEETCK